The following coding sequences are from one Candidatus Nitrohelix vancouverensis window:
- a CDS encoding helix-turn-helix domain-containing protein, with the protein MSTLKIGIANYGEMKARTLAIASGKINPKRNDPKVWFTSMESFAKILSDRNRVLLDLILEKNPGSLAELAELSGRAKSNLSRTLHTMERYGLVRLKKGVSGKIIPRVPYTDIVLDVSIGVKRSPA; encoded by the coding sequence ATGAGTACATTAAAAATTGGAATTGCTAATTATGGTGAAATGAAGGCGCGCACCTTGGCTATTGCCAGCGGGAAAATTAATCCGAAGCGTAATGACCCGAAAGTGTGGTTTACGTCCATGGAGAGCTTTGCCAAAATTTTGTCTGACAGGAACCGGGTTTTGCTCGACCTTATCCTGGAAAAAAATCCGGGTTCACTTGCAGAGCTTGCAGAACTATCAGGACGCGCCAAATCAAATTTATCGCGCACCCTTCACACCATGGAACGTTATGGCCTGGTTCGGCTCAAGAAAGGAGTCAGCGGTAAAATCATTCCTCGCGTCCCTTACACAGATATCGTTCTGGATGTTTCGATCGGAGTAAAAAGATCACCCGCTTGA
- a CDS encoding MarC family protein, which produces MIDFVATFIFFFAVIDPIGTVPVFIAVTKKFDDAAKRKIALYSTLASAGILLFFVIAGEIILTAMQIPLSAFQVAGGIVLFLFALTMIFGESKPEEEVRLVECKKETAIFPLAVPSIAGPGAMLAAVLMTENSRFNISEQAQTVGMMLLVLLIAYILMLASNWINRLIGSSGASVVSRVMGLILAAVATTNTLAGIKEYFNL; this is translated from the coding sequence ATGATAGATTTTGTAGCGACATTCATATTTTTCTTCGCTGTCATAGACCCCATTGGAACGGTCCCCGTCTTCATCGCCGTGACAAAAAAATTTGACGACGCCGCGAAACGCAAGATCGCTCTTTATTCGACGCTGGCCTCCGCCGGGATCCTGTTGTTCTTTGTGATAGCCGGTGAGATTATTTTGACAGCGATGCAGATTCCGCTTTCAGCCTTTCAGGTTGCGGGTGGGATCGTGCTGTTCCTGTTTGCATTGACGATGATCTTTGGCGAAAGCAAGCCGGAAGAAGAAGTGCGACTGGTGGAGTGTAAAAAAGAAACCGCCATTTTTCCTTTAGCCGTCCCTTCCATTGCAGGGCCTGGAGCCATGCTGGCCGCGGTGTTGATGACCGAAAACTCGCGTTTCAATATCTCCGAGCAGGCGCAAACTGTGGGAATGATGTTATTGGTCCTGCTCATCGCTTACATCCTGATGCTGGCTTCCAACTGGATCAATCGGCTCATAGGGAGTAGCGGCGCCAGCGTCGTCAGCCGGGTGATGGGCCTGATCCTCGCCGCCGTCGCCACCACCAACACCCTTGCGGGCATCAAGGAATATTTCAATTTGTGA
- a CDS encoding HYR domain-containing protein, whose product MKSKTNHYLVLLLTLFFMIMGAADAFATHFRFGQITWKKTGPTTVQFTVTSAWRSSFGVQPTSQVVELGDGTWGQAGPVVATLSDLRGESYNIHTNTFSKTYPGTGPYRASIDSCCRISTLSNGSDTIYRVQTMVDLRGSQTGSTISSITPQLQWPQGPNSVALPFADPDSNNVTCSLAALSGTTDAGYNTHPTAGGNALSVSSDCVVSWDATSAADKSKWALQVELTEGGLTSDLDFIIEVNGQLALNEAPTCTLNGPVNSTVGVGQAFAISATGNDLEDTQLTMTALGVPAGATLVPSSGTTQNDPFNTTFNFTPTTTGSHAVTINFADSQNAQGSCNFSLNVVNAPPVADAGSDQNVDEETNATLDGTNSSDPFGRTLTYSWVQVAGPAVALSGSSSANPSFTAPAVLVDTVATFELTVDNGSFTDTDTVDVTIVNTNTPPVADAGPDQTVEQEGPAGSNVTLDGSASSDADNDPLTYDWSGDATASGVNPIVPLAAGTHNITLTVSDGSETSDDTVQITVADTIAPVITVSDRTVEVTGPTQAVDVSGDATATDAVGVVSLTNDAPATFNANTTTVVTWTACDAAGNCSTAVQNVTVQDTTPPVITVTDRTVEATGPTMSVDISADATATDEFGVASLTNDAPATFPANATTVVTWTATDAAGNTSTAVQNVTVQDTIAPVITTTDRTVEATGPTMSIDISADASATDAVGVVSLTNDAPATFPANATTVVTWTATDAAGNSSTAVQNVTVQDTIAPVVTATDRTVEATGPTMAINISADASATDAVGVVSLTNDAPATFAANSTTVVTWTATDAAGNSSTAVQNVTVQDTIAPALAAPADVTTGATGTLTTVALGSPTATDAVGVVSLTNDAPAAGFPVDSTTTVTWTASDAAGNTSTATQVVTVRPFDLDINIFKTKLKIHRGDSDKDKDKDKDKDNDRGPKDWLQIDGKFTEFSNGDGLNWLTDPVVITLNGFTWNLPPGSFTVKGGDRDKDKDKDRDRGVTYTYKGGHSGLTEVKVDRNGKFKLKVKRTDLSGLSYSTPIPFSVTVGNDFGETDVSFNTRRGNDGDKDKDDDKGKKSKKKSGKRR is encoded by the coding sequence ATGAAATCAAAAACTAATCACTATCTGGTTTTACTACTGACATTATTTTTTATGATCATGGGAGCGGCGGACGCCTTCGCCACCCATTTTCGTTTCGGACAAATCACCTGGAAAAAAACCGGGCCAACGACGGTGCAGTTCACCGTCACCTCCGCCTGGCGGAGTTCTTTTGGCGTCCAGCCCACAAGTCAGGTGGTAGAGCTCGGCGATGGAACATGGGGACAAGCTGGCCCCGTTGTCGCCACACTGAGTGATCTGCGCGGCGAATCTTACAACATCCACACGAACACCTTCAGCAAAACTTACCCTGGAACCGGCCCCTATAGGGCATCAATCGATTCCTGTTGCCGCATCAGCACGCTGTCTAATGGAAGCGATACCATTTATCGAGTGCAAACCATGGTGGACTTGAGAGGTTCGCAAACCGGCTCAACAATCTCGTCCATCACGCCGCAATTGCAATGGCCCCAAGGCCCCAATTCAGTCGCTCTGCCCTTCGCCGATCCGGACAGCAATAACGTAACTTGTTCACTGGCTGCATTGTCAGGCACGACCGACGCGGGTTACAATACGCATCCGACCGCGGGAGGCAACGCGCTCAGCGTATCGAGCGATTGTGTGGTCTCCTGGGACGCTACTTCAGCCGCCGACAAATCCAAATGGGCGCTGCAGGTGGAACTCACAGAAGGCGGCCTCACCTCTGATCTGGATTTTATCATTGAAGTGAACGGTCAACTGGCTTTGAACGAAGCCCCCACCTGTACCCTGAACGGTCCGGTGAACAGCACGGTTGGCGTGGGTCAGGCGTTTGCGATCTCCGCAACAGGTAACGATCTCGAAGACACGCAGTTGACGATGACCGCTCTCGGCGTTCCGGCAGGCGCGACTCTGGTCCCGTCGAGCGGAACCACTCAGAACGATCCCTTCAACACGACCTTCAACTTCACGCCAACCACAACCGGTTCGCATGCGGTCACCATCAACTTCGCGGATTCACAGAATGCGCAAGGTTCCTGTAACTTCTCGCTCAACGTGGTCAACGCGCCGCCGGTGGCGGATGCGGGAAGCGACCAGAACGTGGATGAAGAAACGAATGCGACTCTGGATGGAACCAACAGCTCCGATCCTTTCGGTCGAACCCTGACTTATAGCTGGGTTCAGGTAGCAGGCCCTGCAGTGGCGCTCTCCGGTAGCTCTTCGGCGAATCCGTCATTCACCGCGCCTGCGGTGCTGGTCGATACGGTGGCGACTTTTGAGTTGACCGTAGACAATGGTTCTTTCACAGACACCGACACCGTCGATGTCACCATCGTCAACACCAACACGCCTCCGGTCGCCGATGCGGGTCCGGATCAAACCGTGGAGCAGGAAGGCCCGGCGGGTTCGAACGTAACGCTCGACGGCTCGGCTTCTTCCGATGCAGATAACGATCCGCTGACCTACGACTGGTCGGGCGACGCCACCGCAAGCGGCGTCAACCCCATCGTTCCATTGGCGGCGGGTACGCACAACATCACCCTCACCGTTAGCGACGGTAGCGAAACCAGCGACGACACGGTACAAATCACCGTCGCAGACACCATCGCGCCTGTGATCACCGTGAGTGATCGCACGGTGGAAGTGACAGGACCTACTCAGGCTGTCGATGTTTCTGGCGATGCCACGGCGACGGATGCTGTCGGCGTTGTGTCTTTGACTAACGATGCGCCTGCAACCTTCAACGCCAACACCACGACTGTGGTGACCTGGACGGCTTGTGATGCCGCCGGCAATTGTTCCACCGCCGTTCAAAACGTGACGGTGCAGGACACGACGCCGCCGGTAATCACTGTGACCGACCGAACCGTGGAGGCCACCGGGCCAACGATGAGCGTTGACATCTCGGCGGATGCCACGGCGACCGACGAGTTCGGCGTTGCATCTCTGACCAACGATGCGCCTGCAACCTTCCCGGCCAACGCCACGACTGTGGTGACCTGGACGGCGACCGATGCGGCGGGCAACACCTCCACCGCGGTACAGAACGTAACGGTTCAGGACACCATCGCTCCGGTCATCACCACTACGGATCGTACGGTGGAAGCCACGGGTCCGACGATGAGCATTGACATCTCAGCGGACGCTTCGGCGACGGATGCTGTCGGCGTGGTCTCACTGACCAACGATGCGCCTGCAACCTTCCCCGCCAACGCCACGACCGTGGTGACCTGGACGGCAACCGATGCGGCGGGCAACTCGTCCACCGCGGTGCAAAACGTGACGGTTCAGGACACCATCGCTCCGGTAGTCACTGCGACGGATCGTACGGTGGAAGCGACAGGACCGACGATGGCCATCAACATTTCAGCGGACGCTTCGGCGACGGATGCTGTTGGAGTCGTCTCTCTGACCAACGATGCGCCTGCAACGTTTGCCGCCAACTCCACAACCGTGGTGACCTGGACGGCGACCGATGCGGCAGGCAACTCGTCCACCGCAGTGCAAAACGTAACGGTTCAGGATACGATCGCTCCCGCTCTCGCAGCTCCGGCTGATGTAACGACGGGCGCTACGGGAACCCTGACTACGGTTGCTCTCGGCTCGCCGACTGCAACCGACGCTGTCGGCGTTGTTAGCTTGACCAACGACGCTCCAGCCGCAGGCTTCCCGGTCGACTCCACGACCACCGTCACCTGGACCGCCTCAGACGCGGCGGGCAACACCTCGACCGCTACGCAGGTGGTAACGGTTCGTCCTTTCGATCTCGATATCAACATTTTCAAAACCAAGTTGAAAATTCATCGAGGCGACAGCGACAAGGATAAGGATAAGGACAAAGACAAGGACAATGATCGAGGGCCGAAAGACTGGTTGCAGATCGATGGAAAATTCACTGAATTTTCCAACGGCGACGGCCTGAACTGGCTCACCGATCCGGTTGTCATCACCTTGAACGGCTTCACCTGGAACTTGCCTCCAGGCTCCTTCACTGTTAAAGGAGGAGACAGAGACAAGGACAAGGATAAAGATCGAGACCGGGGCGTTACCTACACCTACAAAGGCGGACACAGCGGCCTTACCGAGGTGAAGGTGGATAGAAACGGTAAATTCAAACTCAAGGTCAAACGCACCGACCTGAGCGGACTGTCCTATTCCACGCCGATTCCTTTCTCTGTCACCGTCGGAAATGACTTTGGAGAAACCGATGTTTCCTTCAATACTCGAAGGGGCAACGATGGCGACAAAGACAAGGATGACGATAAGGGAAAGAAAAGTAAGAAAAAGTCTGGTAAAAGGAGATAG
- a CDS encoding LysR family transcriptional regulator, whose product MNSLNYQHLYYFRTVAMEGSVSQAAKKLLLGQPAISLQLKQLEDNLGLQLFHRENRKLTLTEAGQTALEYANQIFRLGDEMQEALKNGSFARRAHLQVGALDSIPKKLIQLLIQAAGEVAECSITVLEGEGDFLFRELLAYKTDLVISNYPPSIGNAKLHSSRMLASAPISIFAAPKFKNLARKFPQSMAGQPFIFPTLHSKLRRDLEHYFRVREIPINIAIETQDTAVQKRLGMEGLGLVPLADFSVKGIRKRGQLVKLGTLAELHEEYWLTSNSGLIHNPVAASLFENFQLKI is encoded by the coding sequence ATGAATTCGCTTAATTACCAGCATTTATATTATTTCAGGACCGTGGCGATGGAAGGGAGCGTTTCGCAAGCCGCCAAGAAACTTCTCCTCGGCCAGCCTGCCATCAGCCTGCAATTGAAACAGCTGGAAGATAATCTGGGCCTGCAATTGTTTCACAGGGAGAACAGAAAACTGACCCTAACAGAAGCGGGTCAGACGGCTCTGGAATACGCCAATCAAATTTTTCGACTCGGCGATGAAATGCAAGAGGCATTGAAGAATGGATCCTTCGCACGGCGCGCTCATCTTCAAGTGGGGGCCCTGGACAGCATTCCCAAAAAACTGATCCAGCTACTCATTCAAGCCGCAGGCGAAGTCGCCGAATGTAGCATCACCGTTCTTGAGGGAGAAGGGGATTTTCTGTTTCGGGAATTGCTCGCCTACAAAACGGATTTGGTGATTTCAAATTACCCCCCATCCATCGGCAACGCGAAATTGCATTCCTCGCGAATGCTTGCCAGCGCTCCCATCTCAATTTTTGCCGCGCCCAAATTCAAGAATCTTGCGAGAAAGTTTCCGCAATCAATGGCGGGTCAGCCATTCATCTTCCCGACACTGCATAGCAAGTTACGTCGCGATCTGGAGCATTACTTCCGCGTGAGAGAGATTCCCATCAACATTGCAATCGAAACCCAGGACACCGCGGTTCAAAAAAGACTGGGCATGGAGGGATTAGGCCTGGTGCCGCTCGCTGATTTTTCTGTGAAGGGGATAAGAAAAAGAGGTCAACTGGTAAAACTGGGAACCCTGGCGGAACTGCATGAAGAATACTGGCTGACTTCCAATTCAGGACTAATCCATAACCCCGTTGCCGCCAGCTTATTCGAAAACTTTCAACTCAAGATCTAA
- a CDS encoding tripartite tricarboxylate transporter substrate binding protein has protein sequence MKIIFSLFLALSFFPNAWAADWPKRTIKLTVGFGAGGTTDSTARLLAKILEKDLGKRITVINKPGGGGSVAAALTRAQRPDGYNLFTLATGASVLMPHMLDLPYDPLKDFTFIAQYATWNFGIVAPVDAPFETLQELIEFARQRPGSVSYGIGGAGTPPHLAMERLAQVEGLDWKAIPYTGGTAAVTALLGGHITIMAGSTEWLSQVKAGRFKLLAILSDKRMPDFPEVPTLLDLGYEIAAPSILGIAGPAGIPDEVVAKLESSIASAMKSAEMENLIRNLAMQIEYRNSADFEAHVRREHQGQGDLIQSIGLAKQ, from the coding sequence ATGAAAATTATTTTCAGTCTGTTCCTGGCTCTGTCCTTCTTTCCGAACGCTTGGGCCGCCGACTGGCCCAAGCGAACGATCAAGCTAACGGTAGGCTTTGGAGCGGGGGGAACGACGGATTCCACGGCGCGGCTTCTCGCAAAAATTCTCGAAAAGGACCTCGGAAAACGAATCACCGTGATCAATAAACCGGGAGGGGGCGGCTCGGTCGCCGCGGCTCTCACTCGCGCGCAAAGACCCGACGGTTATAATTTGTTCACGCTCGCAACCGGCGCTTCCGTTCTCATGCCGCACATGCTCGATCTGCCTTACGATCCCTTAAAAGATTTCACATTTATCGCGCAGTATGCGACCTGGAATTTCGGCATTGTCGCCCCTGTAGACGCTCCGTTCGAAACCCTTCAAGAGTTGATCGAATTTGCCAGACAAAGGCCGGGAAGCGTGAGTTATGGCATTGGCGGCGCGGGCACGCCTCCGCATCTGGCGATGGAGCGTCTCGCGCAGGTGGAGGGCCTCGACTGGAAGGCGATTCCCTACACCGGCGGTACGGCGGCTGTGACGGCCTTGCTGGGCGGGCATATCACGATCATGGCGGGTTCAACCGAATGGCTGTCGCAAGTCAAGGCGGGTCGATTCAAACTGCTGGCGATTCTATCGGACAAAAGAATGCCCGATTTCCCGGAGGTTCCCACCCTGCTTGATCTGGGCTACGAAATCGCCGCGCCTTCCATATTGGGCATCGCCGGCCCCGCCGGGATTCCCGATGAAGTCGTCGCCAAGCTGGAGAGCTCGATTGCTTCAGCAATGAAAAGCGCCGAGATGGAAAACCTGATCAGGAATCTGGCAATGCAGATCGAGTATCGAAACAGCGCCGACTTCGAAGCGCATGTCCGGCGGGAGCATCAGGGACAAGGCGATTTGATTCAATCGATCGGTCTGGCCAAACAATGA
- a CDS encoding tripartite tricarboxylate transporter TctB family protein, whose product MESYRSLKQDIIASLAILLLSIFTIGYLIPNHVAEASVTALSPRFFPLVGAVSIGLFALCLCLTSTFSLKRLTNENQIEATTRQNAKLSAFAEFKRPLIVFAILCAFVFAFESFGYLVGAPVALSTLMFAFGQRRPLVLFVHSPLIAGLLFLAFEYGLGLPLS is encoded by the coding sequence ATGGAATCTTACCGAAGTCTCAAGCAGGACATTATCGCATCGCTGGCGATTCTGTTGCTGTCCATTTTCACGATTGGCTACCTCATCCCCAACCACGTCGCCGAAGCCAGCGTTACGGCGCTATCGCCTCGCTTCTTCCCGCTCGTCGGCGCCGTATCCATCGGTCTGTTTGCGCTCTGCTTGTGTCTAACTTCAACCTTTTCACTCAAACGATTAACAAATGAAAATCAAATTGAAGCGACGACTCGCCAAAACGCAAAGCTCTCAGCCTTCGCTGAGTTCAAACGACCCCTCATCGTATTTGCGATTTTATGCGCCTTCGTTTTTGCATTCGAATCGTTTGGCTACCTTGTCGGCGCTCCGGTCGCTCTTTCAACTTTGATGTTCGCTTTCGGTCAGCGCCGCCCCCTCGTCTTATTCGTTCACTCTCCATTGATCGCAGGCCTCCTGTTCCTTGCCTTCGAATATGGGCTGGGTTTACCGCTGAGTTGA
- a CDS encoding C4-dicarboxylate ABC transporter permease: MPDELLSSFLLVFSFGNILAVLLGVIFGVFMGAVPGLTGTMGLALIIPLTYTLDPVAAFCILLGCYKGCLFSGSIPAILINTPGTPAAAATVLDGYPLCQQGQAGKALGMALWSSVIGDFISMIALVFGALALASMATKFGPPEYSMLILFSLTIVAGVSGDSLTKGLIAAGFGFLFGTVGLDPMTATPRFTFGAVTMMNGISLMAMLIGLFAMSEILIQAQSQHARATLTAAISQAKISLNDLKQCARTIFRGSMIGIILGSIPGLGATPAAFLSYSEAKRKSKRPERFGKGSLEGVAATESANNATCGGALIPLMALGVPGDVTTAVLLGAFLIHGLAPGPVLFEENLGLVYAIFSALFLAVILLPFVGLVAVRIFSRILKIPKSILFPVIALLCALGIYSFNSSFADVWTMLIFGVVGFVMRKLDFPLAPMMVGFVLEPIGERSVRQALTLSSGNPGIFFSTPISILFSGLTLASLTYISFNSYKKIKQAKKS, from the coding sequence ATGCCCGATGAACTTCTGAGTTCGTTTCTTTTGGTTTTCAGTTTCGGAAATATCCTTGCGGTATTGCTGGGCGTGATCTTTGGCGTGTTCATGGGAGCGGTGCCCGGTCTGACCGGCACCATGGGCCTCGCTCTGATCATTCCGCTGACTTATACACTGGACCCCGTCGCCGCATTTTGCATTTTGCTCGGTTGTTACAAAGGATGTCTTTTCAGCGGAAGCATTCCCGCCATTCTGATCAACACGCCGGGAACGCCCGCGGCGGCGGCGACGGTCTTGGACGGCTACCCGCTGTGCCAGCAAGGCCAGGCGGGAAAGGCGCTGGGCATGGCGCTCTGGTCTTCGGTGATCGGCGATTTCATTTCGATGATCGCTCTGGTGTTTGGCGCGCTGGCGCTGGCAAGCATGGCCACAAAGTTTGGTCCTCCCGAGTACTCCATGCTGATCCTGTTCTCTTTGACGATCGTCGCGGGAGTATCCGGCGACTCGTTGACCAAGGGATTGATCGCGGCGGGTTTTGGCTTTTTATTTGGAACCGTCGGACTCGATCCGATGACCGCAACGCCGCGTTTCACCTTCGGCGCGGTCACGATGATGAACGGCATTTCATTGATGGCGATGCTGATCGGTTTGTTCGCCATGTCTGAAATACTGATTCAGGCGCAGTCGCAACACGCTCGCGCAACGCTGACCGCCGCGATATCTCAGGCGAAAATCAGCCTGAACGATTTGAAGCAATGCGCGAGAACGATTTTCCGGGGCTCCATGATCGGAATCATTCTAGGCTCCATTCCCGGCCTGGGCGCCACCCCCGCCGCGTTTCTGTCCTACAGCGAGGCGAAGCGAAAATCAAAACGCCCCGAACGATTTGGAAAAGGCTCGCTGGAAGGCGTCGCCGCCACCGAATCGGCAAACAACGCAACCTGCGGCGGCGCGCTCATTCCGCTCATGGCTCTTGGAGTGCCGGGAGACGTGACCACCGCCGTATTGCTCGGAGCCTTTCTGATCCACGGCCTGGCGCCGGGGCCGGTCTTGTTCGAAGAGAATTTGGGACTCGTCTACGCCATCTTCAGCGCCTTGTTTCTGGCGGTGATCCTGCTTCCCTTCGTCGGTCTCGTCGCGGTTCGAATTTTTTCAAGGATTTTGAAAATTCCCAAATCCATCCTGTTCCCCGTCATCGCCCTGCTCTGCGCGCTCGGCATTTACAGTTTCAATTCGAGCTTTGCCGACGTGTGGACCATGCTGATTTTTGGAGTAGTCGGTTTTGTCATGCGCAAGCTGGACTTCCCTCTGGCGCCGATGATGGTGGGATTTGTTCTCGAACCCATTGGCGAGCGTTCGGTTCGGCAAGCCCTGACCCTCTCCTCTGGCAACCCGGGCATCTTTTTCTCCACCCCCATTTCGATTTTGTTTTCAGGCCTGACTCTTGCGTCGCTTACCTATATTTCTTTCAATAGTTACAAGAAAATAAAGCAGGCAAAAAAATCCTAA
- a CDS encoding NAD(P)-binding domain-containing protein has product MPLIEAIVIGAGQAGLAMSRCLGRRIIPHIVLERGRIAERWRSERWDSLHLLTPNWHTRLPDWSYRGEDPEGYMSVPELVTFFEDYAQSFSAPIHAGRNVDSVQPIPKGYEVRAGSEIWHTRALIIATGHCDVPYVPDVAAGLNSQIVQLTAPQYRNPDQLDPGGVLIVGSGASGSQIAEEVAKSGRRVTLSVGRHRRLPRRYRNQDILWWIDRMGIFREPADPSTSRGFPAPQLVGSNEGRSLDLGILQELGVRLTGRVAAIEGVRVRFHSNLENSIQQAEEEMRNFLDRIDSFADAHELGGIAERPEPARPEPVSPAPPPDEIDLSNEGIRTVIWASGYRRAYPWLQMDLLDDQGELRHRDGVTDAPGIYVIGLRRQRLNHSNFIDGVGDDAEFLSEHILRHLAES; this is encoded by the coding sequence ATGCCTTTGATAGAAGCCATCGTCATCGGCGCCGGACAGGCGGGTCTGGCGATGAGTCGCTGTTTAGGCCGTCGCATTATTCCGCACATCGTTTTGGAGCGCGGCCGGATCGCCGAGCGCTGGCGCAGTGAGCGCTGGGATTCGCTTCACCTGCTGACCCCGAACTGGCATACCCGCTTGCCGGACTGGAGCTATCGGGGCGAGGACCCCGAGGGTTACATGAGCGTTCCCGAACTCGTTACATTTTTCGAAGACTACGCGCAATCGTTCAGTGCGCCCATACATGCCGGGCGAAATGTTGATTCCGTCCAACCGATTCCCAAGGGATACGAAGTGCGAGCCGGATCGGAAATTTGGCATACGCGCGCGCTGATCATTGCCACCGGGCACTGCGACGTCCCTTACGTGCCGGATGTCGCCGCTGGCCTGAATTCGCAGATCGTTCAATTGACGGCGCCGCAGTACCGCAACCCCGATCAGCTCGACCCGGGCGGCGTACTGATCGTCGGCTCCGGCGCTTCGGGATCGCAAATCGCTGAAGAAGTTGCGAAATCGGGCCGACGCGTGACCCTGTCTGTGGGCAGACACCGGCGCCTGCCGCGACGTTACCGCAACCAGGATATTCTCTGGTGGATCGACCGCATGGGTATTTTTCGCGAACCCGCAGACCCATCCACCTCACGTGGTTTCCCCGCCCCGCAACTGGTCGGTTCGAACGAAGGTCGTTCTCTCGATCTTGGCATCCTGCAGGAACTCGGAGTAAGATTGACCGGTCGGGTGGCGGCGATTGAGGGGGTCCGCGTCCGCTTTCATTCAAATTTAGAGAACTCGATTCAACAGGCAGAAGAAGAGATGCGTAATTTTCTCGACCGCATAGACTCCTTCGCGGACGCGCATGAACTGGGCGGCATCGCAGAAAGGCCGGAACCGGCGAGACCGGAACCGGTGAGCCCCGCCCCGCCGCCAGACGAAATTGATCTTTCCAATGAAGGCATTCGCACCGTGATCTGGGCTTCGGGCTATCGTCGCGCCTATCCCTGGTTACAGATGGACCTGCTCGACGATCAGGGGGAATTGCGCCATCGCGACGGCGTGACAGACGCGCCCGGGATCTATGTGATCGGCCTGAGACGCCAGCGCTTGAATCATTCCAATTTCATCGACGGAGTCGGAGACGACGCCGAGTTTCTCTCCGAACACATCCTTCGTCATCTCGCTGAATCATGA
- a CDS encoding amidase has product MKTSHSISQLGRMLRDRSLGCLELTQDVLGEIDKRNPHLNAFSNITRERALQEAAQAQSELDRGLDRGPLHGIPYAIKELFDLENAGASAGTPLLDHYIGKADAGVIRRLAEAGAVLVGQTHTSPLAATILGVNPARGTPHNPWKREAYIPGGSSSGSAVAVSAGLVPFALGTDTGGSIRVPAALCGAAGLCLTTGSVDSSGMRPLAPSLDSIGPLARSAQDIEFVRAAIQNGETKNPPDLKDLRIGVCESVFFDDAQEEIPNAVFLAARILEKLGATIFNVQFEELERLHQLACETSLIAAEAYPLHREIVDHPDADWVLHWLRVARDYSPQHIQKALNEKNAIQAQLAERMRDLDAVLAPTTPRVAVPVSTCDRPDTHAELSAAMSRNTRLGNLAGWCGLSIPSGFTTDGLPMGLMIYAGPRQELIVIQVARAFESSYHAKREALQFSPIP; this is encoded by the coding sequence ATGAAAACCTCCCACTCGATCAGCCAGCTGGGACGAATGCTCCGCGACAGAAGTCTGGGCTGCCTGGAACTGACCCAAGACGTTCTCGGCGAAATAGACAAACGCAATCCGCATCTGAATGCCTTCAGCAATATCACTCGGGAACGCGCTCTCCAGGAAGCCGCTCAGGCTCAAAGCGAACTGGACCGAGGCCTGGACCGCGGCCCCTTACACGGCATTCCCTACGCGATCAAAGAACTCTTCGACCTGGAAAACGCAGGCGCCAGCGCCGGAACCCCTTTGCTCGACCATTACATTGGCAAAGCAGACGCCGGAGTCATTCGACGGTTGGCAGAAGCCGGAGCGGTTCTGGTGGGACAAACCCACACCAGCCCGCTGGCGGCGACGATCCTTGGCGTCAACCCCGCGCGCGGCACGCCGCACAATCCCTGGAAAAGGGAAGCATATATTCCCGGCGGCTCATCCAGCGGTTCCGCAGTCGCGGTGTCGGCCGGGCTGGTCCCTTTCGCGCTGGGTACGGATACGGGCGGCTCGATCCGCGTCCCCGCCGCCTTGTGCGGGGCCGCCGGTCTTTGTCTCACAACAGGAAGCGTTGATTCCAGTGGAATGCGGCCCCTGGCGCCAAGTCTGGACAGTATCGGCCCGCTCGCCCGCTCCGCACAGGACATCGAATTCGTTCGCGCCGCCATTCAAAATGGCGAGACGAAGAATCCGCCTGACCTTAAAGACCTGAGGATCGGCGTTTGCGAATCGGTTTTTTTCGACGACGCGCAGGAAGAGATCCCTAACGCCGTCTTCTTAGCGGCGCGAATACTGGAAAAACTCGGCGCAACGATTTTCAATGTGCAGTTTGAGGAGCTGGAACGTTTGCATCAACTCGCTTGCGAAACGAGTTTGATTGCGGCGGAAGCCTACCCACTGCATCGGGAAATTGTCGACCACCCCGATGCCGACTGGGTTCTGCATTGGCTGAGAGTTGCGCGCGACTATTCGCCTCAACATATCCAGAAGGCGCTGAATGAAAAGAACGCGATTCAGGCGCAACTGGCGGAGCGCATGCGCGATCTGGATGCGGTTCTGGCGCCGACGACGCCGCGCGTCGCCGTTCCCGTTTCGACTTGCGACAGGCCCGATACCCACGCAGAGCTATCCGCCGCGATGTCTCGAAACACGCGATTGGGCAATCTTGCCGGCTGGTGCGGCCTGTCCATACCATCGGGATTCACAACCGACGGATTGCCGATGGGTCTCATGATATACGCAGGTCCCCGTCAGGAATTGATTGTGATCCAAGTCGCACGCGCCTTTGAATCGTCTTATCATGCAAAGCGCGAAGCGCTTCAATTTTCACCCATACCTTAG